Below is a window of Vespa crabro chromosome 20, iyVesCrab1.2, whole genome shotgun sequence DNA.
ttgtttaaatattagtatattatactatgtgtacatgaaaaattgtttaaatgattgaaaaattaccgaaattattaatttatatgtctTCGCGATTAGAAATGGAGAGTATTGATATGCACTGATTGAAgtgcaaaagaaaactaactcgcgaatcgtcaaagttaatcgaaggatcgtttatgtttatattaaacaaGGCCATCAACCGCGAGATCAAATTTTAAGTTtaggaattttattttaaaattatttttagtttctcacgcgttttcgtctttttaatgtttaatcgaatgaactattgtttaaatattagtatattatactatgtgtacatgaaaaattgtttaaataattgaaaaattaccgaaattattgatttataagttttcccgattagaaatagagagtattGATGTTTAATGGTCGAAgtgcaaaagaaaactaactcgcgaatcgtcaaagttaatcgaaagatcgattatgtttatattaaacaaggccaacaaccgcgagaatcaaatttttaagtacaggaattttattttaaaattatttttagtttctcacACGTTTccgtctttttaatgtttaaacgaatgaactattgtttaaatattagtatattatactatgtgtacatgaaaaattgtttaaatgattgaaaaattaccgaaattattgatttataagttttcCCGATTAGAAATGGAGAGTATTGATGTGCACTGATTGAAgtgcaaaagaaaactaactcgcgaatcgtcaaagttaatcgaaagatcgattatgtttatattaaacaaGGCCATCAACCGTgagaatcaaatttttaagtgtaggaattttattttaaaattatttttagtttctcacgcgttttcgtctttttaatgtttaaacgtatgaactattgtttaaatattagtatattatactatgtgtacatgaaaaattgtttaaatgattgaaaaattaccgaaattattgatttatatgaCTTCGCGATTAGAAATGAAGAGTATTGATGTGCTCTGGTCGGAgtgcaaaagaaaactaactcgcgaatcgtcaaagttaatcgaaagatcgattatgtttatattaaacaaGGCCATCAACCGTgagaatcaaatttttaagtgtaggaattttattttaaaattatttttagtttctcacgcgttttcgtctttttaatgtttatacgtatgaactattgtttaaatattagtatatTGAAATATGTGTACATGAAAAAtggtttaaataattgaaaaattaccgaaattattgatttataagttttcCCGATTAGAAATGGAGAGTATTGATGTGCACTGATTGAAgtgcaaaagaaaactaactcgcgaatcgtcaaagttaatcgaaagatcgattatgtttatattaaacaaGGCCATCAACCGCgggaatcaaatttttaagcataggaattttattttaaaattatttttagtttctcacgcgttttcgtctttttaatgtttaaacgaatgaactattgtttaaatattagtatattatactatgtgtacatgaaaaattgtttaaatgattgaaaaattaccgaaattattaatttatatgactTCGCGATTAGAAATGAAGAGTATTGATGTGCACTGGTTGGAgtgcaaaagaaaactaactcgcgaatcgtcaaagttaatcgaaggattgtttatgtttatattaaacaaGGCCATCAACCgcgagaataaaatttttaagcataggaattttattttaaaattatttttagtttctcacgcgttttcgtctttttaatgtttaaacgaatgaactattgtttaaatattagtatattatactatgtgtacatgaaaaattgtttaaatgattgaaaaattaccgaaattattaatttataagttttcccGATAAGAAATGGAGAGTATTGATGTGCACTGGTTGAAgtgcaaaagaaaactaactcgcgaatcgtcaaagttaattaaaagaccgattatgtttatattgcagaaGGCCATCAACCGCgagaatcaaatttttaagtacaggaattttattttaaaattatttttagtttctcacgcgttttcgtctttttaatgtttaatcgaatgaactattgtttaaatattagtatattatactatgtgtacatgaaaaattgtttaaatgcATGAAAAATTACtcaaattattgatttataagttatcccgattagaaatagagagtattGATGTTTACTGGTCGGAATGCAAAAGTAAAATAACTCGCGAATCATTAAAGTTATTTAAAGGAccgattatgtttatattgcagaaggccaacaatagcgatttaaaaattttaagtataggaattttattttaaaattatttttagtttctcacgcgttttcgtctttttaatgtttaaacgaatcaactattgtttaaatattagtatattgaaatatgtttacatgaaaaattgtttaattaattgcaaaatgattgaaattattaattaataagttcTCCCGATTGGAAATAGAGAATATTGATGTGTACTGGTCGGAGTGCAAATgaaaactaactcgcgaatcgtcaaagttaatcgaaggatcgtttatgtttatattaaacaaGGCCAACAAGCGCgagaatcaaatttttaagtataagaattttattttaaaattattcttagttTCTCTCGCGTTTccgtctttttaatgtttaaacgaatcaactattgtttaaatattattatattgtactatgtatacattaaatattgtttagctgattgaaaaatgatcgaaattattaattaataagttttcccgattagaaatagagagtattGATGTGTACTTGTCGGAGTACAAACGATATCTAATTAGGTGTTTGTCAAAGTTAAGAAGAAGCACCTtgatgtttatattacacaaggTCGTCTAACCAATGATCAAAATTTTATAGTGTtgcttttaaatgaaattatttgtaGTTTCTCTCGCGTTGccgtctttttaatgtttaaacgaatgcaatattgttataaatattaatttattattctacgTTTACATAGaggattgtttaaataattgaaaaattatcgaaagtattaatttataaggcCACATGTTTACTAAGAGAGTGTGTACGTATGCACTGGTCGgagtataaaagaaaactatttCGATTATCGATTATGAATAGATTTATATTGCAAAAGGTCAATAGtcttgatataaaatttttaaatattagaattaaatattaataatatataataagtttaaaaattaattttatattttagaaataaaattatttgaattttctcgcgcgttttcgtctttttaatatttaaacgaatctattattgtttaaatattagttaatTATATACCGTGTATTATATTAGAGAATTTTTgaaatgattgaaaaattatcgaaagtattaatttataaattttcacgtttaaaaagaagagagtttATTAAAACCGACGTTTATTCGTCAAAAtctaagagaaaattaataaaaaaacctttagagtataatttttatataaataaaatattattgaaatattaatttattataaatcggACGTacattgtaatttatataaattagtttaaaataaaagtttgtTTTAATTACATACGTAAGCTGATATTGcgatttatatctttaataaataatatttattaaaatgcttataatatatcaatacctaaataaatatgttattgtttgaataatagtttttttttgtttttttataaaccGTGCACGTTTCaagttgtttatatttttgtttcaacatatacatatcaatGTTTTGGTCACGTGATTTATCAAACACGCGATTCGTCGATATTTTTCGTGTGAAATCATAACGCgaatatgataaattaaaaacaataataatgaacgacATACGATCTTCGTTAGATCAtaagtatattttatcttcttcttttaaatatattctttttttgttattgtaatataccGTCATCGTATATAATGTACAATGTACacgatgtatataatatttaaatatatacttataccgAAGTTGCGCCATTGTACGAAATTTATCTCTCAGGAGAAATGtcaaaaatatgttttaacGTTAGGATCGAATGagaaaacataatttttgGTCAATTATGACAAAtgggatattattttttgaagataaaaatttatcacgtCGGTAATAGGTTATTTCGGATTTTcctaaaatttctcttttcggTCATAAATCATATAGGCAAGAGGACGATATTTTTTAGACatgatttttgttttcaaagaaaattaatatatcttaGATATTCAAAATAGTCATTTTCTCGttcaaacttttttctttaaaatgagatctTTTTCGTCAAAATCGATAAGTTATTATGCTTATGTTTTCGTTGCTGACGTAAATGGAGGTTATAAAATTTAGGACAATGAATGACAGCTTTATAACCTTTCACTTTTAAACTGAGATGGATTGTGAACACGATTTCTATGGCTATGTTAATTCCAAAAAATAGTTTATattttgcatttatatattctataaatacaaataacatTATGTTAACCGTAGAGTATTATTAAACTGTTAATTGGCATGAATTCAtgtaagattttatttatgtttgttATCATATggtatcattattgttaaggataatatattattttattgatttttctttttcttctttttttctctttttcttttaggaAAGAATAGTCGCAATTAATGTTATGTTTAACATAACCTAatgaattgaaaattatatttttttaaaagatccaaaagaaaaatttatatatatatatataaatatatatatatatgtatatatatatatatatgtatatatttaaatataaagataatagaaattaatcatggataatattaatgataatacagtgaaagttgtatttttttctttattgttagaTTTATTAGCATTTACTAtgatattacctttattaccAGCCTTATTAGATCATTACAAAGTATTAAGTAATAAAGGACTTTATTCTATGATATCTCATCATGTGCAAAGTTTACGAATACTTTTAAATGCTCCTGATAAAATTGATACTGTTCTGTATGGtggtatgtatatttttttaaataaaattaattaatattaataatatatatagaaatataatttatgatatattatttctataggtTTTCTAGGCTCtatgtattcttttttacaattcaTTAGTTCACCAATAACAGGAGCATTATCTGATACTTATGGACGGAAACCTTTAATGATTTTGTGTTTAACAGGTATTACAATGTCGTATTTATTATGGGCACTTTCAAAAAATTTTGGCATATTTGTATTGGCTAGATTTGTTGGTGGTATTAGTAAAGGAAATATTAGTTTATCTATGGCTATTATTTCTGACGTTACATCCCctgagaaaagaggaaaagctATGGCAAGttatagaatataatgttaattCTATAAGAGTAAAttcttcaattctttttttttttttcttaattacaaCGTTTCTAGGCTCTAGTGGGAATAGCATTTTCTATTGGATTTGTAGTGGGACCAATGATAGGGGCATTTTTTGCATGGATTTCAAGTGGCAATAGAAATGAAACATGGTATATTGCACCTGCATTATTTGCTTCCTTGCTTGCTGCAAGTAACTTATTATACGTTATCtataatttgaaagaaagtCTACCAGTTAAATATAGAACAAAGACTATATTAAGCGGAATGGTCAAATCTGTAATCTATATTAATCCTATAgatctttttcaatttactAGTGTATCGGGATTAAACGACAaaggtaaaataaataataatttacttttgttcattaattaacaatatatatgtctttttttccatttttattatacaaatttttccataatgattaaagtatattattttagagCAACACAATTTGAAGATGTTAGGTCGTACATATTTTGTCTACTTATTTATCTATAGTGGATTAGAATTTACCTTAACGTTTCTTACTCATCACATATTTGAATTTTCGAGTATGCAACAAGGATGGATGTTTCTTGGAATTGGTTTAACTATGGCTATTTTGCAAGGAGGTTGGGTGAGAAGAGTTCCTTCTCATAAAACAAAATCGGTTGCAGAATTGgtaggaaaaattattttatatatatatatatatatttatattatttatttatatataataaattatttaaatatatatattatatatatatacatatatatatttaaatatataaataaacaaaaatttttaatatatacatagtaatcaatgatatatatattgtagggTTTATGGTTAATAATACcagcttttatatttattggcTTAGCAAAAAATACAATGATGTTATATcttggaatatttttattcgccGTTTGTAAGTGCACgcaatatatcatttataattatttgtgtaaagtatttttttttatttttaaatctaaaaaaagcATTATCTAAGATACATcataaactttttatattttagcaACGGCTATGGTTGTTACTTGTATGATGACATTAGTCACAAAAATAGGACCAGAGCATCAAAAAGGTACAATAACTGGAATATTCCGTTCGTTGGGTGCATTAGCACGTGCAAGTGGACCAATCGTGGCTTCTGcaggtaattataatattattgatcgaTTGTTCTTTTTGccagtgtatatatatatatatatatatatttttttttttattgatatctatgctgatatataatttttaggaTTTTGGTATTTTGGAAGTACTACAACATACCTAACTGGagctgtttttcttttattgccACCCTTTATACTTCATATTATGAAGCctctataacaaaaaagagatctatattaaacatatttttacttattgatatatatatatatacatatttttatatttgcaaattGCATTCACTGAAGTGCCCTAAAGTATTATGTGCTGttatacaaacaaacaaaactaAATCGCTTTTATTAAATCGTCGTacgatttatttgtttaaacgTACGCAAACAtgcaacaatttttaattatacgaatgtgttaatatatatgtacacacacatacacattattatattttaacaaaatgtttaacgaaaaaagtgtttttgaaataatattattgtaagtattttcttttgtataagGATATTTTGTAATGTCTTATAAAGATTTATTGAAACGTcaaatagtataatattttttctatttaccgAAATACTTTCTATTCtacgaaaactttaataacaatagtgtTATTGCAgatataggatatatatatatatatataaacaaataccGTCACAGGTACATCCACATCtcataaaagagaaagtaagtaCCTTATCTGTATTATGAATCTTCATACTTAAATTATGGTCATAAGGtaaacaatttttgtttttccgattttacttctttaagataatttattatattctatttatatatattgtaaatataaaataattttattttaaataaattcaatttctacgtactgtatgtaaatataaaatacaaaataataattttacaaatcttaaaacttataaattccCAAATATTCAGGTAACAACTGTATACAATAAACGGGATTTTATGGTTAACGGGACTTTCATACTTTTACTTAGTATAATGgaaagatattgaaaaatttttaaatttattttccaagaaaaagaaaaagaagaaagattaaaacaatacgaaatattaattattaaataataaatattaatgaaaaatatttcgttaaatgatttaaaattcccggttaaaaattctgaattttCAATGGTTTAACATGTAATACGACATACATACGTGATTGATTTCAttgtttataagaaataatgaaaaattttaataattcattaataaaattgtatataacaatttgttaaagattcgaaatattctattaaatcTAATAACTTTATGTCATATGAAACTATGAAGCTTTATAAAGTGAAACTCCCTTTTGAACTGTCGACCAATCAGAAAGAAGCATTATCATCACGTGGTACAGTTAGTGGGGGTACTTTCAAGGGATAGTTCGAAGTATTTTCTTAATGCTTGTAGCCAGTCAAGTAGCATTCGTCGTTCGTGCTCGTTGATTTTACGACCACTCAtgccatttttatttatatgtagtGTGGGGTAACGAAGTCGTGGAAGATCGTGCGAAtggtttaatattatttgaaagtaatataaaatatttcaatctaGTGATGTAGTTTTAATTTGATAAACGATTGTATACGTAATAAGACACATTTCCGTAAAAATCagcgttattatattaacataaaCGTTGAACGGGGTAGTGATCACTGTGTATACGACCAAATTTTTCACGTCTGTGCTCAACATAAAATGGATTATCGCCAAAAGGTATGTCTTAAATCGTTGAAATATtaacgaatgaataaaaatcaaacgaCGCAATATCTATTTGTAAAagtagaaaggaaataaaaattttgttcgatgtatatttccatatttttttaataacgttagcgtgaagaagaagaagaagaaggaaaaaaaaaatacccgtataaacaatttctatgatttgttttttaatcagtaatataattgctattgacgtgttttaataatgataatatcataatttcaatcatatttttttacaattcacatgtattatatataattactgctaatatcataaattatgttttttacAATACAcatgtattaattataaattattcgtatttGCGTTAATTTCtgcattaattttattgctaaatttaatataattgtaaattaaataaaattattgttatatgatAATCTTTGCAGATGGTTTTGGCTTCTCAACAAAAGTTTCATactgatgatgacgacgatgaagatTTAGAAGCTTTACGTTTAGCTGCATTACAGTCATTAAGGACTAAAGATACTTTGCATAATAAAAGACAATCTTTAACACAATTACAAAAAGTTGTCCCACAAGTGACACAAATTGCACGTCCGTCTTATAAACCACAAAGGTTACCAAGAAGGGCTCATTTCCATAATCGTCTTCAACAAAGACAGAATGGCGTAAGTTAATTTattgaatagaaataaattacaaatattaataataataataatttgattattatttcattcaattgtatcatatttttttttttaacagaatttatattatcaaagcCCTAGAAACCCTAATCTCATAGCTATCGTTCCTGTGGATGAACATTctgaattacaaaatattgaaataacaaCTGCTACGAATGTAGAAAAGACTGATACTCATCATGCAGGCATAAAAGTAGCAGGTAAAAGATATTTCCATttgaaatgtatatttatcctTTAATATCAgtttagatataaattttctatttttctttctttctttttctttctttctttcttttctttttttctttttgttttgtttttaatttcattcaattatATTCACAGAAGAATCAAAGTTTCATCGTTATAAAGATACTGGAAGTGGATCTGAGGAAGATGATCAGAAAAATCatacgaataatttattacaattaaaggGAGAGTCTGTTAAAACTGGTAGtatagaaaatgaagatactacaaaaaagaaggagactCAATCAGAAGTTATTGATGACTCGCAGAAGCATGAAGATGAGGAGGATGtcaatgacgatgacgatgatatacTTTTGATGGCTGATCTAGAGGAAGAAGATAGTTTAGAACGATTAATGGATGAGATGGAACGAGAAATGAATGTAGATAAACCACttgagaagaaagataaagaaacaaatagaaagaataataaacaatGTGATGAGAATGTTAttcaagaaacaaaaaagaatgaagaaaatggTAATAGAAAGGAGAATAACAATCATGCTACGTCACTTACAATAAATGTTAGATGCGAAAGAAGATCCGTATCGCCGCATATAACAAGTGGAGTTTCTCAAAAACGAAGATCTCTGTCGCCAAAATCACGAAGTAGTAGAAAGAGATCACCGAGAAGATCTCCACGGAGATCACCTTTAAGGCAAATAAAAAAGTCACTAACTAAATATAAATCTCCTGTAAGAAGATCTCCACATAGAAAATTATCACCAAGAATAAGATCACCCAGATTGTCGCCTCATTCCAGATCTCCAAAATTATTAAGATCTAGATCGCCAAGGATATTATCACGTTCAAGATCTCCTCCTAGGACAATTCGTTCTCCTAAAATAACATCGAGATCGCCTAGATTGACACGATCCCGATCACCAATTAAATTGTCATCTCAATCAAGATCACGTTCAAAATCTACTTCACCACGTCGATTATCACCGTCAAAGAGAATATCACCACGATCTCGTTCACCAGGATTTTCTCCTCGTAGAGGATCACCTCGTAGAATGTCACCGCCAAAAATTTCACCAAGAAGATCACCATGGTCATCTCCTAGAAATTCTCCACGCCTTTCGCCAAGGCGAAGGAGATCACCTAAAGTATCGCCAAAAGAATTACCAAGAAAACATGGGGGTACGTGCTCTGTGAGCCCTGATAATACATTAAATTCTTTATACATTAGAGAATCACCTCCTATGCATAAACGAAGATTGTCACCTGAATCatatagagaaaaaacaaaacagaaagaagaaaattctgaTAAGATTGATTTAAATGATGTTAAAGAAACGATTGATAATACGGTAAATGATCCAATCTTGGAAGCACGAAGGAAAAAGTTTGAATCTACAAGACCAATAGATCCTGTACTTGCTAATAAGAAGATCAAATTAAGTAATGCTAATAAAAAGACAGAAGTTTTAGATAGAACTCAAACGATCagcacaaaaaaaattaataaattaacagACGATGATCATAAtgttagagatagagatatatgtTTGGATACAACTTATGAATTTGAAGAATTAGGTGATacaatggaaaataattctcCGTTACCTATTAGCAGTTCGATCAATTCCTGTATAAATGTGGAATCAtcaaagacagagaaagagaagtcatctaagaagaagaaaaaacgtgaTAAGGAAATATATCAAgttggaaaattaaaaagtgaaTTGCCTCTGTCTGAACGTATtggaaaagataagaaatgtaagaaaaggaaggatatTATTGCAGAAGTTCAAAATGAGGACGTAGATGCTATATTTGAAGATATAGCTGTAGACGAAGAGGGTGACTTAAGAGCTGAACTTAGTAGAAGACGTGCTGAACGATTAAACAGATCTGTACCAATTCAATCAGCAAGACTTGTACAATCAGCTTTCAAAGGAGTTGTTAATGAGTAAGtacattttctatataattacatttcacttattttaattattgtttttcaaatataacaatatataacatatatatatatatatatatatatatatatatatatatatatatatatatatatatacacacatatgcatgtatttatgtattatcttCTTACAGAGtagtaaaaaataatgcaAAAGTAAATCAGAGGCATGTAATCAAAAACGATGAGAAAggtaattatttaatgaaaagatagaaaacatttatttgtaatattaaatttatataaaatctttttgttttatacagTTAATCAAAAGGACGTCAGACGAGTTACTGTTGTTAGATCAGTTTCCGAATTACATGATTCCGGAGGTATGTATATGttgttaatctttttttttttttttttgcatttcattaatttcacaTGGATATGCAAttgtatacataaatttattctttgttGTGCTTATTTACAGATGAAAGCAATCTTGATTCAAAGGTCCCTGTACGTTTCAGGCTAGGccttaataaacaaattcaagacacaagagaaacaaaatcaCGGAAAACCTCAAAAAGACAGAATCGCAAGGTAAAGCACAAAACTA
It encodes the following:
- the LOC124430975 gene encoding major facilitator superfamily domain-containing protein 10 isoform X10, with the protein product MDNINDNTVKVVFFSLLLDLLAFTMILPLLPALLDHYKVLSNKGLYSMISHHVQSLRILLNAPDKIDTVLYGGFLGSMYSFLQFISSPITGALSDTYGRKPLMILCLTVGPMIGAFFAWISSGNRNETWYIAPALFASLLAASNLLYVIYNLKESLPVKYRTKTILSGMVKSVIYINPIDLFQFTSVSGLNDKEQHNLKMLGRTYFVYLFIYSGLEFTLTFLTHHIFEFSSMQQGWMFLGIGLTMAILQGGWVRRVPSHKTKSVAELGLWLIIPAFIFIGLAKNTMMLYLGIFLFAVSTAMVVTCMMTLVTKIGPEHQKGTITGIFRSLGALARASGPIVASAGFWYFGSTTTYLTGAVFLLLPPFILHIMKPL
- the LOC124430975 gene encoding major facilitator superfamily domain-containing protein 10 isoform X2; this encodes MGYYFLKIKIYHVDLLAFTMILPLLPALLDHYKVLSNKGLYSMISHHVQSLRILLNAPDKIDTVLYGGFLGSMYSFLQFISSPITGALSDTYGRKPLMILCLTGITMSYLLWALSKNFGIFVLARFVGGISKGNISLSMAIISDVTSPEKRGKAMALVGIAFSIGFVVGPMIGAFFAWISSGNRNETWYIAPALFASLLAASNLLYVIYNLKESLPVKYRTKTILSGMVKSVIYINPIDLFQFTSVSGLNDKEQHNLKMLGRTYFVYLFIYSGLEFTLTFLTHHIFEFSSMQQGWMFLGIGLTMAILQGGWVRRVPSHKTKSVAELGLWLIIPAFIFIGLAKNTMMLYLGIFLFAVSTAMVVTCMMTLVTKIGPEHQKGTITGIFRSLGALARASGPIVASAGFWYFGSTTTYLTGAVFLLLPPFILHIMKPL
- the LOC124430975 gene encoding major facilitator superfamily domain-containing protein 10 isoform X3, coding for MNSYLLAFTMILPLLPALLDHYKVLSNKGLYSMISHHVQSLRILLNAPDKIDTVLYGGFLGSMYSFLQFISSPITGALSDTYGRKPLMILCLTGITMSYLLWALSKNFGIFVLARFVGGISKGNISLSMAIISDVTSPEKRGKAMALVGIAFSIGFVVGPMIGAFFAWISSGNRNETWYIAPALFASLLAASNLLYVIYNLKESLPVKYRTKTILSGMVKSVIYINPIDLFQFTSVSGLNDKEQHNLKMLGRTYFVYLFIYSGLEFTLTFLTHHIFEFSSMQQGWMFLGIGLTMAILQGGWVRRVPSHKTKSVAELGLWLIIPAFIFIGLAKNTMMLYLGIFLFAVSTAMVVTCMMTLVTKIGPEHQKGTITGIFRSLGALARASGPIVASAGFWYFGSTTTYLTGAVFLLLPPFILHIMKPL
- the LOC124430975 gene encoding major facilitator superfamily domain-containing protein 10 isoform X9, which produces MNSSLLDHYKVLSNKGLYSMISHHVQSLRILLNAPDKIDTVLYGGITMSYLLWALSKNFGIFVLARFVGGISKGNISLSMAIISDVTSPEKRGKAMALVGIAFSIGFVVGPMIGAFFAWISSGNRNETWYIAPALFASLLAASNLLYVIYNLKESLPVKYRTKTILSGMVKSVIYINPIDLFQFTSVSGLNDKEQHNLKMLGRTYFVYLFIYSGLEFTLTFLTHHIFEFSSMQQGWMFLGIGLTMAILQGGWVRRVPSHKTKSVAELGLWLIIPAFIFIGLAKNTMMLYLGIFLFAVSTAMVVTCMMTLVTKIGPEHQKGTITGIFRSLGALARASGPIVASAGFWYFGSTTTYLTGAVFLLLPPFILHIMKPL
- the LOC124430975 gene encoding major facilitator superfamily domain-containing protein 10 isoform X6, encoding MNSSLLDHYKVLSNKGLYSMISHHVQSLRILLNAPDKIDTVLYGGFLGSMYSFLQFISSPITGALSDTYGRKPLMILCLTGITMSYLLWALSKNFGIFVLARFVGGISKGNISLSMAIISDVTSPEKRGKAMALVGIAFSIGFVVGPMIGAFFAWISSGNRNETWYIAPALFASLLAASNLLYVIYNLKESLPVKYRTKTILSGMVKSVIYINPIDLFQFTSVSGLNDKEQHNLKMLGRTYFVYLFIYSGLEFTLTFLTHHIFEFSSMQQGWMFLGIGLTMAILQGGWVRRVPSHKTKSVAELGLWLIIPAFIFIGLAKNTMMLYLGIFLFAVSTAMVVTCMMTLVTKIGPEHQKGTITGIFRSLGALARASGPIVASAGFWYFGSTTTYLTGAVFLLLPPFILHIMKPL
- the LOC124430975 gene encoding major facilitator superfamily domain-containing protein 10 isoform X7, with protein sequence MDNINDNTVKVVFFSLLLDLLAFTMILPLLPALLDHYKVLSNKGLYSMISHHVQSLRILLNAPDKIDTVLYGGITMSYLLWALSKNFGIFVLARFVGGISKGNISLSMAIISDVTSPEKRGKAMALVGIAFSIGFVVGPMIGAFFAWISSGNRNETWYIAPALFASLLAASNLLYVIYNLKESLPVKYRTKTILSGMVKSVIYINPIDLFQFTSVSGLNDKEQHNLKMLGRTYFVYLFIYSGLEFTLTFLTHHIFEFSSMQQGWMFLGIGLTMAILQGGWVRRVPSHKTKSVAELGLWLIIPAFIFIGLAKNTMMLYLGIFLFAVSTAMVVTCMMTLVTKIGPEHQKGTITGIFRSLGALARASGPIVASAGFWYFGSTTTYLTGAVFLLLPPFILHIMKPL
- the LOC124430975 gene encoding major facilitator superfamily domain-containing protein 10 isoform X4, with protein sequence MGYYFLKIKIYHVALLDHYKVLSNKGLYSMISHHVQSLRILLNAPDKIDTVLYGGFLGSMYSFLQFISSPITGALSDTYGRKPLMILCLTGITMSYLLWALSKNFGIFVLARFVGGISKGNISLSMAIISDVTSPEKRGKAMALVGIAFSIGFVVGPMIGAFFAWISSGNRNETWYIAPALFASLLAASNLLYVIYNLKESLPVKYRTKTILSGMVKSVIYINPIDLFQFTSVSGLNDKEQHNLKMLGRTYFVYLFIYSGLEFTLTFLTHHIFEFSSMQQGWMFLGIGLTMAILQGGWVRRVPSHKTKSVAELGLWLIIPAFIFIGLAKNTMMLYLGIFLFAVSTAMVVTCMMTLVTKIGPEHQKGTITGIFRSLGALARASGPIVASAGFWYFGSTTTYLTGAVFLLLPPFILHIMKPL